One region of Sphingomonas kaistensis genomic DNA includes:
- the leuB gene encoding 3-isopropylmalate dehydrogenase: MIHIAVLPGDGIGPEVTREAVACLELLSAERQLGLHFTEHDFGGVAIDRHSEPLPPSTLAACKKADAILLGAVGGDRWNDCAERPEAGLLKIRQELGLYANLRPVEVLQGGQWSPLRSEVASGSDILVVRELTGGIYYGGHRLSEDQASDLCTYTRAQVERVAHVAFRAARLRKGKVTQVDKANVLATSRLWRATVDEVAKAYPDVALDHLYVDACAMAVITEPRRFDVILTENLFGDILSDLLSVIGGSIGLLGSASLGSGGPGLFEPVHGSAPQIAGLDIANPAGAIASAAMMLDELGLGDAGSVLREALEATLLSGCRTPDLGGDASTSGFGAAVRERLQVRSRRDTGLRHLFLTNRGCCG; encoded by the coding sequence ATGATTCACATCGCGGTACTCCCCGGCGACGGCATCGGTCCCGAAGTCACGCGCGAAGCGGTCGCCTGCCTCGAGCTTCTGTCAGCCGAACGCCAGCTCGGCCTTCATTTCACTGAGCATGACTTCGGCGGCGTGGCGATTGATCGGCATAGCGAGCCTCTTCCGCCATCGACGCTCGCGGCGTGCAAAAAGGCTGATGCCATTCTGCTCGGGGCGGTCGGCGGCGATCGCTGGAACGACTGCGCGGAGCGGCCCGAGGCCGGATTATTGAAGATCAGGCAGGAACTCGGCCTCTACGCCAACCTACGGCCGGTCGAAGTGCTGCAGGGCGGCCAGTGGTCGCCGCTGCGGAGCGAGGTTGCCAGCGGATCCGACATCCTGGTGGTTCGCGAGCTTACCGGCGGCATCTATTACGGCGGACACCGCCTGAGCGAGGACCAGGCCTCCGACCTTTGCACCTACACCCGCGCGCAGGTGGAACGGGTGGCCCATGTCGCATTCCGTGCGGCTCGCCTGCGCAAGGGCAAGGTGACCCAGGTCGACAAGGCCAACGTGCTGGCAACCTCCAGGCTGTGGCGCGCGACCGTCGACGAGGTCGCCAAGGCCTATCCCGACGTCGCGCTCGACCATCTCTACGTCGATGCCTGCGCAATGGCGGTGATCACCGAACCGCGCCGTTTCGACGTGATCCTGACCGAGAATCTGTTCGGCGACATCCTGTCTGACCTGCTGTCGGTAATCGGCGGCTCGATCGGACTGCTCGGTTCGGCCAGCCTCGGGTCCGGCGGGCCGGGCCTGTTCGAGCCGGTCCACGGATCGGCCCCGCAGATCGCCGGGCTCGACATCGCCAATCCGGCCGGTGCGATCGCAAGCGCCGCGATGATGCTCGACGAACTTGGGCTCGGCGACGCCGGTTCGGTGCTGCGCGAAGCGCTGGAAGCGACCCTGCTCTCGGGCTGCCGCACACCGGATCTCGGCGGCGATGCCAGCACGTCGGGCTTCGGCGCGGCGGTTCGCGAGCGGCTCCAGGTCCGCTCCCGTCGCGACACCGGCCTGCGCCACCTGTTCTTGACCAATCGCGGATGCTGCGGATGA
- the leuD gene encoding 3-isopropylmalate dehydratase small subunit, with protein sequence MTPFTKVCGRAYPLPLDNIDTDLIIPAEHLKTITRAGLGRFAFEALRTQPDSVFDDPHYAGAPILLALANFGCGSSREHAAWALADLGVRAVIATSFSDIFASNAFKNGIAAISLDKTAVQALIEAAPDHAITVDLEQQLVRTAAGHFFPIHMDPFRRQCLLAGQDEIALTLQSEAAISAFERARELAQA encoded by the coding sequence ATGACGCCCTTCACCAAGGTCTGCGGCCGCGCTTATCCGCTGCCGCTCGACAACATCGACACCGACCTCATCATCCCCGCCGAGCACCTCAAGACCATCACACGCGCCGGGCTCGGCCGCTTCGCCTTCGAGGCACTTCGAACGCAGCCGGACAGCGTCTTCGATGATCCCCATTATGCCGGCGCGCCGATCCTGCTCGCGCTCGCCAATTTCGGCTGCGGGTCGAGCCGCGAGCATGCCGCCTGGGCGCTTGCGGATCTCGGTGTCCGCGCCGTGATCGCGACGAGCTTCTCCGACATCTTCGCCAGCAACGCCTTCAAGAACGGAATTGCCGCGATCAGCCTCGACAAGACAGCAGTGCAGGCCCTGATCGAGGCCGCGCCCGACCATGCGATCACGGTCGATCTCGAACAGCAGCTGGTCCGAACGGCAGCGGGGCATTTCTTCCCGATCCACATGGATCCGTTCCGCCGCCAGTGCCTGCTGGCGGGGCAGGACGAGATCGCCCTGACCTTGCAAAGCGAGGCGGCGATCAGCGCCTTCGAACGCGCGAGGGAACTGGCTCAGGCCTGA
- a CDS encoding 2-isopropylmalate synthase, whose amino-acid sequence MSRILIFDTTLRDGEQAPGFSMQPDAKLRMARALAALRVDVIEAGFAASSPADAQSIMDIAAGVDGPIICALARATRPDILASVTALAPAARKRVHVFIGTSPLHREAKLRMSRDQVLQAIRSSIAFARDHFDDVEFSAEDAIRTERDFLAEALSVAAAEGASTLNVPDTVGYTTPEEITDLFRFLDGAVDRSDDVIFSTHCHDDLGMAVANSLAAIRGGARQIECAVNGIGERAGNCALEDVVMALRTRHDFYGLDTNVDSTRIMAASRTLAQITNAPPPRNKAIVGANAFAHESGIHQHGVLQNRATYEIMKPEDIGLVTESIVLGKHSGRHALAARARALGVVLEGEALDRTFVAFKLVADEVGIVDTAKLAALLAEASTHRPQAMWKLTKVDIRSPVSANAWPVARVELDHGERGRVTDIASAPGALDAAFAAVSQMMGTSARVDSLEMQYIAADPDQPAPDGQGANVLVEMTVEVGGEIYAGRARARDILPCCVSAYIDAVSNAQAIQAIAAARVRQEQAA is encoded by the coding sequence ATGAGCCGGATCCTGATCTTCGATACCACCCTGCGCGATGGCGAGCAGGCCCCGGGCTTCTCGATGCAGCCCGATGCCAAGCTGCGGATGGCCCGCGCACTCGCTGCCCTCCGGGTCGACGTGATCGAGGCGGGTTTCGCCGCTTCTTCCCCCGCCGACGCGCAGTCGATCATGGACATCGCCGCCGGGGTCGACGGACCGATCATCTGCGCGCTGGCCCGGGCGACACGGCCCGACATCCTGGCGTCGGTGACGGCCCTTGCACCAGCCGCGCGCAAGCGGGTCCACGTCTTCATCGGCACCAGCCCGCTTCACCGCGAGGCCAAGCTCAGGATGAGCCGCGACCAGGTGCTGCAAGCGATCCGCAGCTCGATCGCCTTTGCGCGCGATCATTTCGACGATGTCGAATTCTCCGCCGAGGACGCCATCCGGACCGAGCGCGACTTCCTCGCCGAAGCCCTTTCGGTCGCAGCGGCGGAAGGCGCCTCGACCCTCAACGTCCCCGACACCGTCGGCTACACCACGCCGGAAGAGATCACCGACCTGTTCCGCTTCCTCGATGGCGCGGTCGATCGATCGGACGACGTCATCTTCTCCACCCACTGCCACGACGATCTCGGCATGGCGGTCGCCAACTCGCTCGCCGCCATCCGCGGCGGCGCACGCCAGATCGAATGCGCGGTCAATGGCATCGGCGAGCGTGCGGGCAATTGCGCGCTGGAGGACGTGGTGATGGCGCTGCGCACCCGCCATGACTTTTACGGGCTGGACACCAACGTCGATTCCACCCGGATCATGGCCGCCAGCCGGACCCTGGCGCAGATCACCAACGCGCCCCCGCCGCGCAACAAGGCGATCGTCGGGGCCAATGCCTTTGCCCACGAATCCGGCATCCACCAGCATGGCGTCCTGCAGAACCGCGCGACCTACGAGATCATGAAGCCTGAGGACATCGGGCTGGTCACCGAGAGCATCGTACTGGGCAAGCACAGCGGCCGCCACGCTCTGGCCGCACGGGCGCGGGCGCTCGGTGTGGTGCTCGAGGGCGAGGCGCTGGACCGCACCTTCGTCGCCTTCAAGCTGGTCGCCGACGAAGTCGGGATTGTCGACACCGCCAAGCTCGCCGCACTGCTCGCCGAAGCCAGCACCCACCGACCGCAGGCGATGTGGAAGCTGACCAAGGTCGATATCCGCAGCCCCGTCTCGGCCAACGCCTGGCCGGTCGCCCGGGTCGAGCTCGACCACGGCGAACGCGGGCGGGTCACCGATATCGCCAGCGCTCCCGGCGCGCTCGACGCCGCCTTTGCGGCGGTCAGCCAGATGATGGGCACATCGGCTCGCGTCGACAGCCTGGAGATGCAGTATATCGCCGCCGACCCGGACCAGCCCGCGCCCGACGGCCAAGGCGCCAACGTGCTGGTCGAGATGACTGTCGAGGTCGGCGGCGAGATCTACGCCGGCCGGGCGAGGGCGCGCGACATCCTGCCTTGCTGCGTGTCGGCCTACATCGACGCGGTCAGCAATGCGCAGGCGATCCAGGCAATTGCCGCCGCGCGGGTGCGGCAGGAGCAGGCGGCATGA
- the leuC gene encoding 3-isopropylmalate dehydratase large subunit: MARPLTLYEKIWNSHVVERRDDGTCLLYIDRHLVHEVTSPQAFEGLRAAGRRVRRPDLTLAVPDHNLPTTPRVRHNGGPLLIEDPASAAQLNALEANVAEFGIPYIDALSPDQGIVHVVGPEQGFTLPGTTIVCGDSHTAAHGALGALGFGIGTTEVEHVLATQTLLLKPSRTLEVRVDGSLGPGVTPKDLILEIIARLGVGGGAGHVIEFRGTTFEAMSVEGRLTVANMAIEAGARSGLIAPDDKTFAYLEGRPRAPKGEAWDRAVQRWRALRTDEGAQFDRSLHFDAEEVAPTVTWGTSPDQALPIDARIPDLASFTDPARRDEVARALAYMGLSPGQRLADIGIDHVFIGSCTNSRIEDLRAAAAILVGRRRHPGLRQALVVPGSGLVRRQAEAEGLDRIFLAAGFEWREPGCSMCLAMNPDKVPPGERCASTSNRNFVGRQGPGARTHLMSPAMAAAAAVAGRLTDVRDLPPVGQELAA, from the coding sequence ATTGCGCGGCCCCTCACCCTCTACGAGAAGATCTGGAACAGCCATGTCGTCGAGCGCCGCGACGATGGCACCTGTCTGCTCTACATCGACCGGCACCTCGTCCACGAAGTCACTTCGCCGCAAGCCTTCGAGGGCCTGCGCGCGGCAGGCCGGCGCGTTCGGCGGCCGGACCTGACGCTGGCGGTGCCCGATCATAATCTGCCGACCACTCCGCGTGTGCGGCACAACGGCGGGCCGCTCCTGATCGAAGATCCGGCCAGCGCCGCACAGCTGAACGCGCTCGAGGCGAACGTCGCTGAGTTCGGCATTCCCTACATCGACGCGCTGTCGCCCGACCAGGGCATCGTCCATGTGGTGGGACCCGAGCAGGGTTTCACCTTGCCGGGTACCACCATCGTCTGCGGCGACAGCCACACCGCTGCACACGGCGCGCTGGGGGCCCTGGGATTCGGTATCGGAACCACCGAAGTCGAGCATGTGCTGGCGACCCAGACCTTGCTCCTCAAGCCTTCCCGGACGCTGGAGGTCAGGGTCGACGGCAGTCTTGGTCCCGGGGTCACTCCAAAAGACCTGATCCTTGAGATCATCGCGCGCCTTGGCGTCGGCGGCGGCGCCGGCCATGTGATCGAATTCCGCGGGACGACATTTGAAGCGATGAGTGTCGAGGGCAGGCTGACGGTCGCCAACATGGCGATCGAGGCCGGTGCCCGGTCGGGACTGATCGCCCCTGACGACAAGACCTTCGCCTATCTCGAGGGCCGGCCCCGCGCGCCGAAGGGCGAGGCATGGGACCGCGCAGTACAACGGTGGCGCGCGTTGCGCACCGACGAAGGCGCGCAATTTGACCGGTCGCTGCACTTCGATGCGGAGGAAGTCGCTCCGACCGTCACCTGGGGCACGTCGCCCGACCAGGCGCTGCCGATCGACGCCCGCATCCCCGACCTCGCCTCCTTCACCGATCCCGCGCGCCGCGACGAAGTGGCCCGCGCCCTCGCCTACATGGGCCTGTCTCCGGGCCAGCGGCTTGCGGACATCGGCATCGACCATGTTTTCATCGGCAGTTGCACCAACAGCCGGATCGAGGATCTACGGGCAGCCGCCGCAATACTGGTTGGCCGCCGCCGTCATCCCGGTCTGCGCCAGGCCCTGGTCGTGCCCGGCTCGGGCCTCGTCCGCCGCCAGGCCGAGGCTGAGGGGCTCGACCGCATCTTCCTCGCCGCCGGCTTCGAATGGCGTGAGCCTGGTTGCTCGATGTGCCTGGCCATGAACCCCGACAAGGTGCCGCCGGGCGAGCGCTGCGCGTCGACTTCCAACCGAAACTTCGTCGGCCGGCAGGGTCCGGGGGCGCGCACGCACCTGATGTCTCCGGCCATGGCCGCCGCCGCCGCCGTTGCCGGCCGGCTGACCGACGTCCGCGACCTCCCCCCGGTCGGACAGGAGTTGGCGGCATGA
- a CDS encoding ACT domain-containing protein has product MTARLDVDFTPAEGAMLRILGLIERRGYRIRELILAERPAHTSSLSILIEAHDAGRQPDTVARQLGNLFDVSSVTLSPSQQSACP; this is encoded by the coding sequence GTGACCGCGCGCCTCGATGTCGATTTCACCCCAGCGGAGGGCGCCATGTTGCGCATCCTCGGGCTGATCGAACGGCGCGGCTACCGCATCCGCGAGCTTATCCTCGCCGAACGGCCGGCGCACACCTCGTCGCTCTCGATCCTGATCGAAGCGCACGACGCGGGCCGTCAGCCGGACACCGTCGCCCGCCAGCTGGGCAACCTGTTCGACGTGTCGTCGGTGACCCTCTCCCCAAGCCAACAGAGTGCGTGCCCATGA